The Xanthomonas fragariae genome has a segment encoding these proteins:
- a CDS encoding carbon-nitrogen hydrolase: protein MTRPLLPVALIQERNHGDATANLAVIASRVAEAAAQGAKLVLLQELHNGAYFCQHESVDEFDLAEPIPGPSTERLGALAKQHGVVLVASLFERRAAGLYHNTAVVLEKDGRLLGKYRKMHIPDDPGFYEKFYFTPGDLGFTPIDTSVGRLGVLVCWDQWYPEAARLMALAGAELLIYPTAIGWDPDDEQPEQERQRDAWVLSHRGHAIANGVPVLSCNRVGHEPSPMGASGIQFWGNSHVVGPQGEFIAEAGQDPTVLVCDVDLQRSEHVRRIWPFLRDRRIDAYGDLLKRYID, encoded by the coding sequence ATGACCCGTCCTCTCCTTCCCGTCGCGCTGATCCAGGAGCGCAACCACGGCGACGCTACGGCCAATCTGGCCGTCATCGCCTCGCGCGTGGCCGAAGCCGCCGCGCAGGGCGCCAAGTTGGTATTGCTGCAGGAACTGCACAACGGCGCGTATTTCTGTCAGCACGAGTCGGTGGACGAATTCGACCTGGCCGAACCGATTCCTGGCCCAAGCACCGAGCGTCTGGGCGCACTGGCCAAACAGCACGGCGTGGTGCTGGTGGCGTCGTTATTCGAGCGACGCGCCGCCGGCCTGTATCACAACACGGCGGTGGTATTGGAGAAGGACGGCCGCCTGCTCGGCAAATACCGCAAGATGCATATCCCCGACGATCCGGGCTTCTACGAGAAGTTCTATTTTACGCCGGGCGATCTGGGCTTCACGCCGATCGATACATCGGTCGGTCGTCTCGGCGTGCTGGTGTGCTGGGATCAGTGGTACCCCGAAGCTGCGCGCCTGATGGCGCTGGCCGGTGCGGAACTGTTGATTTACCCCACCGCAATCGGCTGGGATCCCGACGACGAGCAGCCCGAGCAGGAACGGCAGCGCGATGCGTGGGTGCTTAGCCACCGCGGCCATGCCATTGCCAACGGTGTGCCGGTGCTGTCGTGCAACCGCGTGGGCCACGAACCGTCACCGATGGGTGCATCGGGCATCCAGTTCTGGGGCAACAGCCATGTGGTGGGGCCGCAGGGCGAGTTCATTGCCGAAGCCGGGCAGGACCCGACCGTGCTGGTCTGCGATGTCGATCTGCAGCGCAGCGAGCATGTGCGCCGCATCTGGCCGTTCCTGCGCGATCGCCGCATCGATGCGTACGGCGATCTGCTCAAGCGCTACATCGACTAA
- a CDS encoding GNAT family N-acetyltransferase yields the protein MPVDVREVRDADIPAITAIYAEQIAGVNTYEYSAPSSDKMRARVRTIVEAGYPYLVAEYDVAVVGYAYASAFRARTGYRFTVENSIYLAADMQGRGIGKALLGELIAQCEQRGYRQMIAVIGDAGNQASRRLHERFGFRTVGVFTGIDRKHGRWLDSVQMQRPLGPGDTAPSSDE from the coding sequence ATGCCTGTCGACGTGCGCGAAGTCCGCGATGCGGACATCCCGGCGATCACCGCGATCTATGCGGAGCAGATCGCCGGGGTGAACACCTACGAATACAGTGCGCCGTCGAGCGATAAGATGCGCGCCCGCGTGCGTACGATCGTAGAGGCTGGTTACCCGTATCTGGTCGCCGAATACGATGTTGCGGTGGTTGGCTACGCCTATGCCAGTGCGTTTCGAGCGCGCACGGGTTATCGCTTCACCGTCGAGAACTCGATCTATCTTGCAGCCGACATGCAAGGCCGTGGCATCGGCAAGGCCTTGCTGGGCGAGCTGATTGCGCAGTGTGAGCAGCGCGGCTATCGGCAGATGATTGCGGTGATCGGCGATGCCGGTAATCAGGCATCGCGACGGCTGCATGAACGTTTTGGTTTTCGCACGGTCGGAGTGTTCACCGGAATCGACCGCAAGCATGGCCGCTGGTTGGACAGCGTGCAAATGCAACGCCCGCTAGGCCCAGGTGACACCGCCCCTTCTTCTGATGAATGA
- the ykgO gene encoding type B 50S ribosomal protein L36 — translation MKVLSSLKSAKTRHPDCKVVTRHGKIFVICKSNPRFKARQR, via the coding sequence ATGAAAGTTCTGTCTTCACTAAAATCTGCAAAGACCCGTCACCCTGACTGCAAGGTGGTCACCCGCCACGGTAAGATCTTCGTTATCTGCAAGTCGAACCCTCGCTTCAAGGCACGTCAGCGCTAA
- a CDS encoding agmatine deiminase family protein, producing MTDSVRFPAEWEPQAAVLIAWPHAGTDWAERLAEVEETYIALMMAISRFEPVIICVADDDLQIYAEARLRSARVNMERVHFVVAAYNDTWLRDSGPITLRQDGGFRLMDFRFTGWGGKFEASLDDQLVASLEAAQVFVPASVQTIDFALEGGAIETDGAGTLLTTWKCLHERHPQRTRESLSADLAAWLSQERVLWLDHGYLEGDDTDAHIDTLARFAGPEAIVYQGCDVPTDSHYSELQAMGAELAALRKADGQPYRLFVLPWAEPILDHGRRLAASYANFLIVNGAVLMPAYGDPADAAAQAVLAEAFPQHEIVPVPCRPLIWQNGSLHCLTMQLPAGLLAA from the coding sequence ATGACCGACAGTGTTCGCTTTCCCGCCGAGTGGGAACCTCAAGCCGCCGTGTTGATTGCGTGGCCACATGCGGGCACCGATTGGGCCGAGCGTCTGGCCGAGGTGGAAGAGACCTACATCGCGCTGATGATGGCAATCTCCCGTTTCGAGCCGGTGATCATCTGCGTGGCCGATGACGATCTGCAAATCTATGCCGAGGCGCGGCTGCGTTCAGCGCGGGTGAACATGGAGCGCGTGCACTTCGTTGTCGCGGCCTACAACGACACTTGGCTGCGCGACTCCGGCCCGATCACGCTGCGTCAGGATGGTGGCTTCCGGCTGATGGATTTCCGTTTCACCGGTTGGGGCGGCAAGTTCGAAGCGAGCCTGGACGACCAATTGGTGGCCTCGCTGGAGGCGGCGCAGGTGTTCGTGCCGGCGTCGGTGCAGACCATCGACTTTGCGCTTGAAGGCGGTGCGATCGAGACAGATGGTGCAGGCACGCTGCTGACCACCTGGAAGTGCCTGCACGAGAGGCATCCGCAGCGCACGCGCGAATCGCTTAGCGCAGATCTTGCGGCGTGGTTGTCGCAGGAACGGGTGTTGTGGCTGGATCATGGCTATCTGGAAGGCGACGACACCGACGCGCATATCGATACGCTGGCGCGCTTTGCCGGCCCGGAGGCGATCGTCTATCAGGGCTGCGATGTGCCTACCGATTCGCATTACAGCGAATTGCAGGCGATGGGTGCCGAGCTGGCTGCGCTGCGCAAGGCCGATGGGCAGCCGTACCGCCTGTTCGTGCTGCCGTGGGCCGAGCCGATTCTCGACCACGGCCGTCGTCTGGCGGCGTCGTATGCCAACTTCCTGATCGTCAACGGTGCGGTGCTGATGCCGGCCTACGGCGATCCCGCCGATGCGGCCGCCCAGGCCGTGCTGGCCGAGGCGTTTCCGCAGCACGAAATCGTGCCGGTGCCGTGCCGTCCACTGATCTGGCAGAACGGCAGCCTGCACTGCCTGACCATGCAATTGCCCGCCGGCCTGCTGGCCGCATGA
- a CDS encoding carbohydrate ABC transporter permease: protein MMKRNSVAGWVFVAPSIMVLGMFFGVPVLAALVLSVTDFDLYALADSSYLRFVGLGNYIELLQTPLFWKSLWNTTYFVLLGVPMSIGVSLSAALLLNAKASRFKALFRTALFAPVVTTLVAVAVIWRYLLHIKYGLVNFGLSHLGIQPIDWLGDPRWAMPSIMLFAVWKNLGYNMVIFLAGLQAIPQDLYEAARIDGASRWKQFLHITLPMLGPVLMVVGVITISGYFQLFAEPYVMTRGDPLQSTVSVLYFMFEEGFKWWNLGRASAVAFLLFLIILAVTTVMLRFGRKKDLI, encoded by the coding sequence ATGATGAAGCGTAACTCCGTCGCCGGCTGGGTGTTCGTCGCGCCGTCGATCATGGTGCTGGGCATGTTCTTCGGCGTGCCGGTGTTGGCCGCGCTAGTGCTCAGCGTCACCGACTTCGACCTGTACGCGCTGGCAGACAGCAGCTATCTGCGCTTCGTCGGCCTGGGCAACTACATCGAATTGTTGCAGACGCCGTTGTTCTGGAAGTCGCTGTGGAATACCACCTACTTCGTGCTGCTGGGCGTGCCTATGTCGATCGGCGTGTCGTTGAGTGCCGCATTGCTGCTCAATGCCAAGGCCTCGCGCTTCAAAGCGTTGTTCCGCACCGCCTTGTTCGCGCCGGTGGTCACTACGTTGGTGGCGGTGGCGGTGATCTGGCGCTACTTGTTGCATATCAAGTACGGCCTGGTGAACTTCGGCCTGAGCCATCTGGGGATTCAGCCGATCGACTGGCTGGGCGATCCGCGTTGGGCGATGCCGTCCATCATGCTGTTCGCGGTGTGGAAGAACTTAGGCTACAACATGGTGATCTTTCTGGCTGGCCTGCAGGCGATTCCACAAGACCTGTATGAGGCTGCGCGCATCGATGGTGCGTCGCGCTGGAAGCAATTCCTGCACATCACTTTGCCGATGCTCGGGCCGGTGCTGATGGTGGTCGGTGTGATCACCATCTCCGGCTATTTCCAGCTGTTTGCCGAGCCGTACGTGATGACCCGCGGCGACCCGCTGCAAAGCACCGTGAGCGTGCTGTATTTCATGTTCGAGGAGGGCTTCAAGTGGTGGAACCTGGGCCGCGCCTCGGCGGTAGCGTTCCTGTTGTTCCTGATCATTCTGGCGGTAACCACCGTGATGCTGCGCTTTGGCCGCAAGAAGGACCTGATATGA
- a CDS encoding TraB/GumN family protein: MNDPMTEQTTYVLDDALSGQPHRIVERDGVRYTLLGTAHVSLASVAAVQRAIGSGRYDAVAVELDAQRLQALSDPDALARLDLVQVIRKGRVALFAANLALAAYQRRLAKQLGIEPGAELKEAVNMARAQGLPVHLIDREVGLTFKRASGRLGFFGKMKLAGGLLGGLFAADEVGEEEIEKLKQGDMLEASFGDFASESPELYETVITERDQYMATRLREEATAGQHEVLAVVGAGHLAGLAQHLEQDTDAPGPLRESLEYVQQRKRVPWITLGILTVVIAGIAIGFWRGGMSMGTDLLLQWAMYTGGLAALGCLLAGSHPLSILTAAAVAPFKPFRLSVPTGAFAALVEVHMRKPAYGDFLSLRDDAQTLRGWYRNRVSRVVLTFLLTNFGSMAGVGLAGVQIFQRLHG; the protein is encoded by the coding sequence ATGAATGACCCCATGACTGAGCAGACCACCTACGTTCTGGACGATGCGCTGTCCGGCCAGCCGCACCGCATCGTCGAACGCGATGGCGTGCGCTATACCTTGCTCGGCACTGCGCACGTGTCGCTGGCCAGTGTGGCCGCAGTGCAACGGGCAATCGGCAGCGGACGCTACGACGCGGTGGCGGTCGAGCTGGATGCGCAACGTCTACAAGCGCTAAGCGACCCGGACGCCCTCGCCCGCCTGGATCTGGTGCAGGTGATCCGCAAGGGCCGCGTGGCCTTGTTTGCCGCGAACCTGGCACTGGCTGCCTATCAGCGCCGCCTGGCCAAGCAGCTCGGTATCGAGCCGGGCGCGGAGTTGAAGGAAGCGGTGAATATGGCACGCGCGCAAGGCTTGCCGGTGCACCTGATCGATCGCGAGGTCGGCCTGACCTTCAAGCGTGCGTCCGGGCGGCTTGGGTTCTTCGGCAAGATGAAGTTGGCCGGCGGCTTGCTCGGCGGCCTGTTTGCGGCCGATGAGGTGGGCGAGGAAGAAATCGAAAAGCTCAAGCAAGGCGACATGCTGGAAGCGAGCTTCGGCGACTTCGCCAGCGAAAGCCCGGAGTTGTACGAGACCGTGATTACCGAGCGCGATCAATACATGGCCACGCGTCTGCGCGAAGAAGCCACTGCCGGCCAGCACGAAGTATTAGCGGTCGTTGGTGCCGGGCATCTGGCCGGCCTGGCGCAGCATCTGGAACAGGACACCGATGCACCCGGCCCGCTGCGCGAGTCGTTGGAATACGTGCAGCAGCGCAAACGCGTTCCGTGGATCACGCTGGGCATTCTGACCGTCGTCATCGCCGGCATCGCGATTGGCTTCTGGCGCGGCGGCATGAGCATGGGCACTGACCTGCTGTTGCAGTGGGCGATGTATACCGGCGGCCTGGCCGCGCTGGGCTGTTTATTGGCCGGCAGCCACCCGCTGAGCATTCTTACCGCCGCCGCGGTGGCGCCATTCAAACCATTCCGCTTGAGCGTGCCGACCGGCGCGTTCGCCGCGCTGGTCGAGGTGCATATGCGCAAGCCGGCCTATGGCGACTTCCTGTCGCTACGCGACGATGCGCAGACGCTGCGCGGTTGGTACCGCAATCGCGTGTCGCGTGTGGTGCTGACGTTCCTGTTGACCAACTTCGGCAGCATGGCCGGTGTGGGGTTGGCAGGCGTGCAGATTTTTCAGCGCTTGCATGGGTGA
- the cmk gene encoding (d)CMP kinase: protein MTDLSPVLTIDGPSGAGKGTVSRIVAARLGWHYLDSGALYRAVGVSASWANLDVSDPAALVRCTFDTKVEFDDAGDAGLRVLVNGVDATRELRLETTGALASAIAAIPEVRSALKERQRAFRRAPGLVADGRDMGTVIFPDAALKVFLTASAEERAGRRHKQLMEKGVSVTFGDVLRETMARDARDAQRVVAPLRAAQEAVLIDTSGMGIEDVVKRVVGLLTDRTPS, encoded by the coding sequence ATGACCGACCTTTCGCCCGTCCTCACCATCGATGGTCCATCCGGTGCCGGCAAGGGGACCGTGAGCCGGATCGTGGCTGCACGGTTGGGCTGGCACTACCTCGATTCGGGCGCACTGTATCGCGCGGTCGGCGTGTCGGCGAGCTGGGCCAATCTGGACGTGTCCGACCCGGCGGCGCTGGTGCGCTGCACCTTCGATACCAAAGTGGAGTTCGACGATGCGGGCGATGCCGGGCTGCGGGTATTGGTCAACGGAGTGGATGCAACCAGGGAATTGCGCCTGGAAACCACCGGTGCGCTGGCTTCGGCGATTGCCGCCATTCCAGAGGTGCGCAGCGCCCTGAAAGAGCGTCAACGTGCATTCAGACGGGCGCCCGGATTGGTCGCGGATGGCCGCGACATGGGTACGGTGATCTTCCCCGACGCTGCCCTCAAGGTGTTTTTAACCGCCAGTGCCGAAGAACGTGCGGGCCGTCGCCATAAACAGTTGATGGAAAAGGGTGTTTCGGTTACCTTTGGCGATGTGCTACGCGAGACTATGGCCCGCGATGCACGTGATGCGCAGCGGGTGGTGGCGCCATTACGGGCGGCCCAAGAAGCCGTGCTGATCGATACTAGTGGAATGGGAATCGAGGATGTCGTCAAGCGTGTGGTTGGGTTGTTGACAGACCGCACGCCGTCGTAA
- a CDS encoding discoidin domain-containing protein: MAAIASVAGVAQAQERMLDGLDDIGAWRLVVSNQVSGSLRPVATTSGGHALCLDYNFNGVSGYVGIRRNLPIEYPENYRIGFALRGESPSNDLQLKLIDASGDNVWWVNRPGFNFPKNWTTVSYRKRSIGKAWGPGQDKQLRSSADVEFTIYNKVGGKGTVCFDRLTLTPLAPEDTSPLKAEAITDTAPALEQRLADGKTDTFWLSGAVKQQTVTLDLGKVREFGGAVVQWVPGLQASQYTVRASSDGRGWRDLRTITAGAGAGGTDWLALPDTEARYLRFDLKDGPNWRYGIKEVQLQPLAFAATPNDFIKSLAAQMPRGSYPRGFAGEQPYWTILGLDGGTEHGLISEDGAVEVGKGGFSIEPFVVTGGKLLHWSDVSSEQSLQEDYLPIPSVDWHHDLLNLRVTAFVQGTPDQAQLVARYQLHNTGKQARDFTLALAVRPFQVNPPAQFLNTLGGVSRIEQLAVDGAQVSVNGKPRVFAAQRPDGGFASAFDSGMDVSHLTAATPPTITQVNDETGLASGVLLYRWKLQPGQRREVALVIPQTGTAQLPAGFDADTAQQQVAQQWRSKLDRVRISVPAEGKPMVDTLRTALAHMLISRIGPRLQPGTRSYSRSWIRDGAMISEGLLRLGHEDVVREYMDWFAPYQFADGMVPCCVDDRGSDPVPENDSHGELIFNIAEYYRYTGDKAFLEKMWPHVTGAYEYMEKLRASERTEDNFMRNPAFYGMMPVSISHEGYSAKPVHSYWDNFWALRGYKDAVILAGALDKPDDVTRFTAARDEFSGDLIASLGAAVRQHNLAFLPGSAEFGDFDATSTTIALAPGGEQQRLPQDLLTNTFERYWKEFSDRRDSKREWKDYTPYEWRNVAAFVRLGWRDRAWDATAFFFKDRAPQPWNQWAEVVSRTPRTPFFVGDLPHAWVASDFVRSVLDMFAYGREPDASLVIAAGTPTRWFEGKGIGIAELRTPYGRLNYTLQRTDKQLLLQLQPGLILPPGGVVFPWPYQGAPGKASINGESAEWHNGELRIQQLPANVQIDVPSAVRRAERATQ, encoded by the coding sequence ATGGCCGCGATCGCTAGCGTTGCGGGTGTGGCGCAGGCGCAGGAGCGCATGCTCGACGGCCTCGACGACATCGGCGCCTGGCGCTTGGTGGTCTCCAATCAGGTCAGCGGCTCGCTGCGTCCGGTGGCCACCACTTCTGGCGGACATGCGCTGTGCCTGGACTACAACTTCAACGGCGTGTCCGGCTATGTCGGCATCCGCCGCAATTTGCCGATCGAGTACCCCGAAAACTACCGCATCGGCTTCGCGCTGCGCGGCGAGTCTCCGTCCAACGATCTGCAGCTCAAGCTGATCGATGCCAGCGGCGACAACGTGTGGTGGGTCAACCGGCCGGGCTTCAACTTTCCGAAGAACTGGACCACCGTCAGTTACCGCAAGCGCAGCATCGGAAAGGCCTGGGGCCCGGGCCAGGACAAGCAACTGCGCAGCAGCGCGGATGTGGAATTCACCATTTACAACAAGGTCGGTGGCAAGGGCACGGTTTGCTTCGACCGCCTGACCCTGACCCCGCTAGCGCCGGAAGACACCTCGCCGCTCAAGGCCGAGGCCATCACCGATACCGCACCCGCATTGGAACAACGGCTGGCCGATGGCAAAACGGACACCTTCTGGCTCAGCGGCGCGGTCAAGCAACAGACGGTGACGCTGGATCTGGGCAAGGTGCGCGAATTCGGCGGCGCGGTGGTGCAGTGGGTGCCGGGCCTGCAGGCCTCCCAGTACACGGTGCGTGCGTCCAGCGACGGACGCGGCTGGCGCGATCTGCGCACCATTACCGCCGGTGCAGGTGCCGGCGGCACCGATTGGCTGGCGCTGCCGGATACCGAAGCGCGCTATCTGCGTTTCGATCTCAAGGACGGCCCCAACTGGCGTTACGGCATCAAGGAAGTGCAGCTGCAGCCGCTGGCGTTTGCGGCAACGCCCAACGATTTCATCAAGTCGCTGGCCGCGCAGATGCCGCGTGGCAGTTATCCGCGTGGCTTCGCCGGCGAGCAGCCGTACTGGACTATTCTGGGTCTGGACGGCGGCACCGAACATGGCCTGATCAGTGAAGACGGCGCGGTGGAAGTGGGCAAGGGCGGTTTCAGCATTGAGCCGTTCGTGGTGACCGGCGGCAAGCTGCTGCATTGGTCCGACGTCAGCAGCGAGCAAAGCCTGCAGGAAGATTACTTGCCGATTCCCAGCGTCGATTGGCATCACGACCTGCTGAATCTGCGTGTCACCGCGTTCGTGCAGGGCACACCCGATCAGGCACAACTGGTCGCACGTTATCAACTGCATAACACCGGCAAGCAAGCGCGCGACTTCACCCTGGCACTGGCGGTGCGCCCGTTCCAGGTCAACCCGCCAGCGCAGTTCCTGAACACCTTGGGCGGCGTCAGTCGTATCGAGCAACTGGCCGTGGATGGCGCGCAGGTCAGCGTCAACGGCAAGCCGCGCGTGTTTGCCGCGCAGCGTCCGGATGGCGGTTTCGCCAGCGCTTTCGACAGCGGTATGGATGTCAGTCATCTCACCGCCGCCACACCGCCCACGATCACCCAGGTCAATGACGAAACCGGCCTGGCATCGGGCGTGCTGTTGTATCGCTGGAAGTTGCAGCCCGGGCAGCGTCGCGAAGTGGCGCTGGTGATTCCGCAGACCGGCACGGCGCAGTTGCCAGCAGGTTTCGATGCCGATACGGCACAGCAACAGGTTGCCCAGCAGTGGCGCAGCAAGCTCGATCGCGTGCGCATCAGCGTGCCGGCCGAAGGCAAGCCGATGGTCGATACGCTGCGTACTGCCCTGGCGCATATGTTGATCTCGCGCATCGGCCCGCGCTTGCAGCCCGGCACGCGCTCGTACTCGCGCAGCTGGATCCGCGATGGCGCGATGATTTCCGAAGGTCTGTTGCGGCTCGGCCATGAGGATGTGGTGCGCGAGTACATGGACTGGTTCGCGCCGTATCAGTTTGCCGATGGCATGGTGCCGTGCTGCGTGGACGATCGCGGCAGCGACCCGGTGCCGGAAAACGATAGCCATGGCGAGCTGATCTTCAACATCGCCGAGTACTACCGCTACACCGGCGACAAGGCGTTCCTGGAAAAGATGTGGCCGCACGTCACCGGCGCCTACGAATACATGGAAAAGCTGCGCGCCAGCGAACGCACCGAAGACAACTTCATGCGCAACCCGGCCTTCTACGGAATGATGCCGGTATCGATCAGTCACGAAGGCTATTCGGCCAAGCCGGTGCATTCGTATTGGGACAACTTTTGGGCGTTGCGCGGCTACAAGGACGCGGTGATTCTGGCCGGCGCGCTCGACAAGCCCGACGACGTTACCCGTTTCACTGCCGCACGCGATGAGTTCAGCGGCGATCTGATCGCTTCGCTAGGTGCGGCCGTGCGTCAGCACAACCTCGCTTTTCTGCCCGGTTCGGCCGAGTTCGGCGATTTCGACGCGACCTCCACGACCATTGCATTGGCCCCAGGTGGCGAGCAGCAACGTCTGCCGCAAGACCTGCTGACCAACACCTTCGAGCGCTATTGGAAAGAGTTTTCCGACCGCCGCGACAGCAAGCGCGAATGGAAGGACTACACGCCCTATGAATGGCGCAACGTGGCCGCATTCGTGCGCCTGGGCTGGCGCGACCGCGCCTGGGACGCCACAGCGTTTTTCTTCAAGGACCGCGCGCCGCAACCCTGGAACCAATGGGCCGAAGTGGTCTCGCGCACGCCGCGCACGCCGTTCTTCGTCGGCGATCTGCCGCACGCCTGGGTCGCTTCGGACTTCGTGCGCTCGGTACTGGACATGTTTGCCTACGGACGCGAACCCGACGCCAGCCTGGTCATCGCTGCCGGCACGCCGACACGCTGGTTCGAAGGCAAGGGCATCGGCATTGCCGAACTGCGCACCCCGTACGGGCGCCTCAATTACACCCTGCAACGCACCGACAAGCAACTGCTGCTGCAACTGCAGCCAGGCTTGATCTTGCCGCCGGGCGGCGTGGTGTTTCCTTGGCCATACCAAGGCGCGCCGGGCAAGGCCAGCATCAACGGTGAGTCGGCTGAGTGGCATAACGGTGAGTTACGCATCCAGCAACTGCCGGCCAATGTGCAGATCGATGTGCCCAGCGCGGTGCGGCGCGCCGAGCGCGCCACGCAATGA
- a CDS encoding carbohydrate ABC transporter permease, with protein sequence MSRDVGQSRWHALLINGGLLVLALISLVPLLWMLSVSFMQTGEASRFPPPMLPSAFTLANYHELFARTGMARNFANSLMVSGLITLGSLLINTMAGYAFAKLQFVGRERIFKILMAALVIPAQVAMLPLFLLMKQLHLVNNIGGVVVPALATVFGIFLVRQYARSIPDELIEAARIDGASEMRIFFQIVLPMLKPVLVTLTIFTFMGSWNDFMWPLIVLTDQEQYTLPVALAALSREHIMDVELMMAGAVVTVIPVLLLFLALQRYYIQGLLLGSVKG encoded by the coding sequence ATGAGTCGTGATGTTGGCCAATCGCGCTGGCATGCCTTGCTGATCAACGGCGGCTTGCTGGTGCTGGCACTGATCAGCCTGGTGCCGCTGCTGTGGATGCTGTCGGTATCGTTCATGCAGACCGGCGAAGCCAGCCGTTTCCCGCCGCCGATGCTGCCCTCGGCGTTCACGCTGGCCAATTACCACGAACTGTTCGCGCGTACCGGCATGGCGCGCAACTTCGCCAACAGCCTGATGGTATCCGGGCTGATCACGCTCGGCTCGCTACTGATCAACACCATGGCCGGTTATGCGTTCGCCAAGCTGCAGTTCGTCGGCCGCGAGCGCATCTTCAAGATCCTGATGGCCGCGTTGGTGATCCCGGCACAGGTGGCGATGTTGCCGCTGTTCCTGCTGATGAAGCAGTTGCATCTGGTCAACAACATCGGCGGGGTGGTGGTGCCGGCGCTGGCGACGGTGTTCGGCATCTTTCTGGTACGTCAGTACGCCCGAAGCATTCCCGATGAGCTGATCGAAGCTGCGCGCATCGACGGCGCAAGCGAGATGCGGATCTTCTTTCAGATCGTGCTGCCGATGCTCAAGCCGGTGCTGGTCACCTTGACCATATTCACCTTCATGGGTTCGTGGAACGACTTCATGTGGCCGCTGATCGTGCTGACCGACCAGGAGCAATACACTTTGCCGGTGGCGCTGGCGGCGCTGTCGCGCGAGCACATCATGGACGTGGAATTGATGATGGCCGGCGCAGTGGTGACGGTGATTCCGGTGCTGCTGTTGTTCCTGGCGCTGCAGCGTTACTACATTCAAGGTCTTCTGCTGGGGAGTGTGAAGGGGTGA